CCGGGCTGGTCGCTCGTGAATTGAGTCGTATTGTGGGCAAAGAGTAATTTCACCGCAAAGACGCAAAGGACGCAAAGAATTTAAAAGATTTCTTCGCGCTCTTCGCGCCTTCGCGGTTCCAATTTATGAATGACATTTCGGAACGACTGCGTATCAACACTGATCTGGCTCGCAAGATTCTAGTTTCATTCATCCGCGAGGAGGTGACGCGCACCGGACTCTCGCGGGCGGTGATCGGCTTGTCGGGCGGCATTGATTCGGCGCTGTCGTGCGCGCTGGCCGTTGAGGCGCTGGGGGCCGGGAACGTGCTGGCCGTGCGCATGCCTTACAAAACCTCCTCGCCCGAAAGCCTGGCCGACGCCGACCTGCTCATCAACAAGTTCAACCTTCACAACAACCTTGTGGTCGAGATCACCTCGATGGTTGACCCGCTCTTCGAGCATGTGCCGGACGCCGACAGCAAGCGGCGCGGCAACGCCATGGCCCGCGCCCGGATGATCGTCCTCTACGATCAGTCGTCGGCTTTCAACGGGCTGGTGATCGGAACCGGCAACAAGACCGAAATCCTGCTCGGCTACACCACCATCTTCGGCGACGCGGCCTCGGCCCTCAACCCGCTGGGCGACCTCTACAAGACGCAGGTGCGCCAACTGGCAACCGCCGTCGGCGTGCCAGCGCCCATCATTGACAAGCCGCCCACCGCCGACCTGTGGATGGGCCAGACCGACGAGGGCGAACTCGGCTTCACCTACGAGCGCGTGGATCAACTGCTCTACCTGTTGGTGGATCAGCGCTACCGCCGTGACGAAGCCATCGCCGCCGGTTTCGAGCCGGAGTTCGTGGACAGAGTCCTAACCACCATCCGCCGCAACCAGTTCAAGCGCATGCCGCCCCTCATTGCCAAGCTTAGCAACCGGACGGTGGGATACGACTTTTTGTATTTGAGGGATTGGGGGAGTTGAGGGGAAGGATGAATTAGGAACGCTTCGCGTGAAGGACGAAGTAATACAACAGAGCGATATATAAAGGTAGCCCACAATGTGCCGAAGCATCAAAAAACTCCGCAACCCCGACGAACCGCCCACCGACGATGAAGTGCGCGCCGCCGCTCTGCAATTCGTCCGCAAAGTGAGCGGCTACCGTGCTCCCTCACGGGCCAACGAAGAAGCCTTCAATCACGCTGTTGACGTTGTTGCCGAAGCAACGCGCCGGTTGTTGGCCGATCTGAAAACCCCCGGTCAAGAGAAGCCGCCAACTGATTTCGGTTAAAATAGCTCCATGTCTAAATTCACTTCACTACCGCTCAAGGCGGCATTTTTATTTCTGCTCATAATTGCGTTCAGCGCGTGCGCCTTCGGATCCATTGATGGCAATGGCCCGAATGCAACTCCGGCCGGGGCGACGAGCGAGCCGCCCCCATCAGAGGCGGCCCCCACCCAGAGTCCAACGGTGGAGCCGCCACCCACCGCCCCGCCTGTTTCTACCGTCACCGTTGGCTTTGTCGCCCGCGCCGCCAACGCGCCCGCCGGTTCAATCCCGGCCCTGAGCTTGAACGGCATGCAACTTGTTGCCTCCACGAACTCGGCCCTCTTTCAGTTGGACCTCATCGAGATTGAGGCGCTGGACTCGGCAGACCCGGAAGCGGCGATCGCCATGGCCGTCGGTCACGGCGATACGATCATTGTGGTCGCGGGAGCTGACCTGGCTGAAGTCACGCGCAACGCGGCGCAAGCGCATCCAGAAGCCACATTTGTCGGCGTGGATCAACCCGGCGACGAAACGCTGGCCAACTACTACACGTTGGGCGGGCCGGGGAGCCGGCTCGATCAGGAAGGATTTGTGGCCGGGGCGCTGGCCGGATACGTCACACAGGAGCGCATTGTGGGCCTGGTAGTTGTCGCCAACACGCTCGAAGGCAAGCTTTACACGAACGGCTTTACTCACGGTTTGCGTTACGCTTGCGGCGATTGCAAATTGTGGACGATTGAACTGGAGAACACGACCGACCTTGAAACCGGGGCGGGCACAGCGGCGCGGCTCAAAGAAGTTAAAGCGGATGTGATATTCGCCGCCGCCGGCGAGGCAGGCAACGCCGGGCTGGAAGCCGCCGCCGCGCAGGGGACGTGGGTGATCGGCCTCGGGCAGGATGAGGCGGCCACACTCACCGTTGGCGCTGACAAGGTGTTGAACAGCGTCCTTCGCCGCCCCGATTTGTTGTTGCCGTCGGTGATCATGAATCTGCTGGCCGGCACGCCGCCGGCTAAATCCATTCCATTTGATCTGGCCAATGGCCTCTCTCTGGCTTCCAACTTTGGCCCGAATGTCAGCCCGGCAGTTGCCGGATTGATGGATGAACTGCTGCCGCAGTTGGCCTCCGGCTTTTTGGATACGGGCGTTGACCCGGCGACGGGCGAGGTGCGATAGAGCAATCATGACAATTGTCATGTGAAAAAGTGAAAAAGCACACGCCAGCAGTCTGCTGGCGTGTGTTAGTTTAAGCGGCAGTCCAATTTCCCAAAGTCTGGGGAGGCTTTGGGCGTTTGGTTTCAGGACTCGAGCGTGTCTTTGAGGTTGTGTTTAATGGCGTAGGCGGCGGCTTCGGCGCGGTTGGCAACGGACAGTTTGGAAAGAATGCTCGACACGTAGTTGCGCACCGTGCCTTCACCCAGGTGCAGGCTGTGGGCGATCTCGCGGTTGGTCTTGCCGTCGGCCACCAGGGCCAGCACCCGGCGTTCCTGTTCGGTAAGCTTGGCAAACGCTTCGGATTCAAATTGGCGGGCGGCCCGGCGCACTTCGGCAAAGACGCGCTCGGTGATGGCCGGGTCGAGAAGCGAGTCGCCCCGGCCCACCGTTTCAATCGCCCGGATCAAATCCTGGCCGCCGGCCTGTTTTAGCACATAGCCCGCCGCGCCGGCGCGAATGGCGGCGAAGAGCATTTCGTCTTCGGCGTAGCTGGTGAGCATGATGATTTTAGTTCCGGGCAGGTCGGCGGAGATTTCGCGGCAGGCGTCAATGCCGCTCGCGCCCGGCAGGCGGATGTCCAAAACGACGACATCCGGTTTGTAGGCGTTGGCTTTGGTCACGGCTTCACTGGCGCTGGCGGCCTCGGCCACCACTTCCATGTCGGGGTGGCGGTCAATCAGGGCGCGCAGGCCGAGCCGCACCACTTCATGATCATCTACTAACATAATGCGTTGGCGTTTCATGAGACAAAGTATAACCGCAAGCGGCGAAATCGGGCAACCGATTCCTCCAGAGAGACCCAGTTACCTGGGTTTACGAGAACTAGTCTTGATATTGTCGGAATGGCCGTTCGTCGTTACAATCGGGGCTTGTGACCCAGCCTCTCAAGTTGCAATCCCGGCAGGAGCTTGAGCAGATGAACGCTCAACTGCTCGCTCTGCGCGACTCGGTACTGGCAATTTCGACAGACTTGTCTCTGCCGGAAGTGCTTCAGCGGATTGTGAACGCCGCCGCCCTGCTGGCCGACGCTCAGTACGCGGCCCTCGGTGTCCCCGACGAAACCGGGCGGGCGCTGGCCGAGTTTATCACTGTTGGGCTGTCGCCCGAAGAGCGCGAGCGCATTAGCCACTGGCCGCGCGGGCTGGGGTTGTTGGGCATCATTTTGCGCGAGGGCCGATCAGTGCGCGTCCGCGACATTGCCGCCGACCCCCGTTCAGTCGGTTTCCCACCCGGTCACCCGGTGATGGGCAGTTTCCTGGGCGTCCCCATCCTCTACAAAGGCCAGTGCCTCGGCAACCTTTACCTGACCAACAAGAAAAGCGCCGACGAATTCAGCGAGGCCGATCAGGCGCTGATCGAATTGCTGGCCGCTCACGCCGCCAGCGCGATTCAAAACGCCCGTCTCTATCACTCCATAATGAAGCACAGCCGGGAACTAGAGGAGCGCAACCGCGAACTGGCCGCTCTCAACGCCGTGGCCGTAGCCACCAGCCATTATCTTGATCTCAATCGAGTCATGATCGAGGCGCTGGATCAGGTGTTGTCGGTTTCGGGCGCGGAGGCGGGCGAGATTTTCCTGCGCCACGAATTGACGGACGAGATGGTCATGGCCCTGCACCGGGGCATATTTCCGGAAGCGTTTCAATCCATCACCACCTTCAGACTGGGCGAGGGCTTTCCGGGCCAGGTGGCTTTGACGGGCCAGCCGATAGTATCGAATGACCTGGCGAACGATGGCCGCTATTTGCGGAAGCAGGTGGTGAGCGCCGGTTTCAAAGCCTACGCCTGCATTCCTTTGTTTGCCAGAGGCAAGGTGGTGGGGAGCCTCGATCTGGCGGCTCGCGCTCCGGGCGCTTTCGACGAATCGAGCCTGACTTTGTTGACGGCCATCGGCCACCAGATCGGCGTGGCCGTTGAAAATGCGCGGCTGTATGAGCAGGTGGCTCAATTGGCCGTGCTCGAAGAACGCCAGCGCATTGGCATGGATTTGCACGATGGAGTCATTCAGTCCATTTACGCCGTCGGCCTCCAGTTGGAGTATATTCAGGGCCTGATTGACGACGGCGAAGCGGCCAACGCCCGCGAACGGCTGGGCGGGGCTATTGACGGCCTGAACAATACCATTCGCGAGATACGCTCTTACATTCTCGATATGCGCCCGCTTAACTTTCAGGGCGACGACCTCAACGACGGCTTGCGGCGGCTGGCCGCCGAGTTCAAGGCCAACACGCTGGTAATCACCGATCTGGAACTGGCCCCGGAAGCCAACGACGAGTTAAATTCGGAAGCGCGCATCGCCCTCTTTCAGATCACTCAAGAGGCGCTGGCCAACGTGGCCAAACACGCCCACGCCAACCGGGTTTTGCTTCGGCTTGCGACAAACTCCGAGCGAGTCCTGTTGGAAATTCAAGACAACGGCCAGGGCCTGCCGCCTCGCGGCACGCCGAGGCGGGTGGGGCACGGCCTCTCGAACATGGCCCGGCGGGCGCAGGCCATTGGCGCCGAGTTTGAAACGAACAGCCTGCCCAGCAAAGGAATGGCGATCCTGGTGCGCGTGCCCAAACATCGCCAACCATAAACAAAACATACTTCACGGAGAATTTAATGACTTACCAATATATCAAAGTCCCGGAAACGGGCGACAAGATCAGCATTGCCGGTGGCGCGCAGGGCATTAGTGTGCCCGATCGGCCCATCATCCCTTTTATCGAGGGCGACGGCACGGGGCGCGACATCTGGCGGGCCTCGGTGCGCGTGCTCGACGCGGCGGTGGCTAAAGCCTACGGCGGCCAGCGGCAGATTCAGTGGATGGAGGTGTACGCCGGAGAAAAATGCTTCAACCTGTTCAGCACCTGGTTGCTGGATGAAACCGTGGACGCCTTCCGCGAATACCTGGTGGGGATCAAGGGGCCGCTCACCACGCCCATCGGCGGCGGCATCCGGAGTCTCAATGTGGCCCTGCGGAAACTGCTCGACTTGTATGCTTGTGTCCGCCCGGTGCGCTGGTTCACCGGTGTGCCGTCGCCGGTGAAACGGCCTCAGGACGTGGACATGGTGATCTTCCGTGAGAACACGGAAGACATTTACACCGGCATCGATCTCGAAAACGGCTCCGACGACAACAACCGCTTCAAGCAGTTGCTCAAGGAACACTTTCCGAAAGAGTATGCCAAGATGCGGTTCCCCGACACGGCGGGCATCGGCGTGAAACCCGTTTCGCAGGAAGGCACCGAGCGGCTGGTGCGAGCCGCGATCCAGTACGCGCTGGCGAACAAACGCAAGAGCATAACCCTGGCTCACAAGGGCAACATTATGAAGTACACCGAGGGCGCATTCCGCAATTGGGGCTACGCCCTGGCCGAGCGCGAATTCGGCGACAAGGTGTACACGTGGGAGCGGTGGGAGCGGACGAAAAAGGACAAGGGCGAAGAGGCGGCCAATGCTGAGCAAAAGGCGGCCCTGGCTTCGGGCAAGTTGTTGATCAAAGACGTGATCGCCGATATCGTCTTCCAGCAAACGATCACTCGCGCCACCGAGTTCGATATGATCGCCACCATGAATTTGAACGGCGACTATCTCTCCGATGCCCTCGCCGCGCAGGTGGGCGGCATTGGCATCGCCCCCGGCGGCAACATCAACTACGACACCGGCCACGCCGTGTTCGAGGCCACGCACGGAACCGCGCCCAAATATGCCGACCTCGACAAGGTGAACCCCGGCTCGGTCATCCTCTCCGGCGAGATGATGTTGCGTTACCTGGGCTGGACGGAAGCCGCCGACCTGATCGTCAAAGGCATGGACGGCGCGATTGGGGCCAAGACCGTGACCTACGATTTTGCCCGCCTGATGGACGGCGCGAAGGAAGTGAAGTGTAGCGAGTTCGGCGACGCGGTGATTGCCTGGATGGATGGGAAGAAAAGGGAAATGGCGCGAAAGACAGGAAAGAAGACTGCTAAAAAGAAGGCGGTTGTAAAGAAGAAAACGGTTGCCAGAAAAAAGGCGGCTAAAAAAACCAGACGGTAAGAGTGTGGCGGGTCGAGGTTGAAAACTTCGGCCCGTTTTTTTGCCTTACTGTAGGATTAGAAAAGACTGAGTCAATCAATCTTGAAGCGCGACTATGGTATATTGTTTGTTGGATATCCGTTGCATTCCCGGGTACAAAACAGACAGGCAACATGTTCCCGCGTTCAAATCAGGACTGGTTGTGGGCGCTCAACGAATCGCCCGGCGAGGCTCAGACCGAGGCGCTGGATGAATTGCACGATTTCCTCCTGCGCGCTGTTCTGGTTTACCTGTCTCAAAACCGCCATGAGTTGGCCGAGTGGGGACGGCAAGCGGTGCGCGGCCTGGCCGAAGACCTGGCCCAGGAAGCCCTGCTTGAAGTGCGCGACAACCTGCACACCTTTCGCGGCGAGTCCAAATTTACTACCTGGGCCTGCCGCGTCGTCATCAACCGCGCCGCCAGCGAATTGCGACGGCGGCGCTACAGCGACCTCTCGCTCGACAGCCTGCGCGAAAACGAACCGGCGGTCTTCCAATCCCTCGTCGCCGACAAAGAAAGGGCCGAACCGGAACACCTGGCCGAACGGCGCAACTACCTGGCCCTGCTCCGCGAGATCGTCGAGACCGAACTTGGCGAGCGCCAGCGTTTGGCCGTCATCGCCGTTCACTGGCAGGGCCGTTCGATGGACGAAGTGGCCGAGGCGCTCGGCCTCTCCCGCAACGCCCTTTATAAACTCTTGCACGACGCCCGCAAAAACATCCGCGACCAGCTCATCGCCCGCCACCTCACCCCGGGCGATATCTTGGCCGCCTTCGAGGAATAGTGGTAAGATAACGCCTACCCAAAGCGTCTAACCTATTGGTGCAGGGAGCAACAATTCTGCCAAATCTTCTCACCGGGAGAGCAAACGTGGACCGCATTCAACTACTGCACTGGCTGGATCAGATTTATTCGACGCACGACACGGAGATTGACTGCGAAACACTAAGAGAGATTCTTCCGGTTTACGTGGATGCCGAAATAACCGGCAATGGCCGGACTCCCTTGGGCGACCGCCTCGTGCCCGTCACCGTTCACCTGGCCCAGTGCCCCGACTGCGCCGAAGAACATGCCGCCCTGCTTACCGTAGCCCGCATGTTGGCCGACGGCGCCCTGCCGCAAGCCGAAAAACTCCTGGCCACCTTCGAGGAAGAAGAGACGTTGGAAGGCGAAGTCGTGTAAACAAACCGGTTTTCGATAAACCGCCCAGACACCAAATGTTCGCTTCGCGAAAACACTTGGTGTCTGGGCGGTGTTGTTTAAGACGAAGCTCCCCTTTAGTCATAATTCACTACTTGTCCTCAAACTATTTCTACCGATTTTCGACCAAACCCTAACCAAACCGTCGTAAGACGCCGCCCATTCACATCGTCCAATCTATCAAGACCGACACCATTTGTCGGCACTGATGTCTTAACGACTGCTGTTTGTCAGTCAAAAAATGGAGATGAACATGGGCCAAACATCCATCCTGTCCAAGATCGAACAATTGCAAGACGCCGGCAATTTTCGCGGCCAGCACTGGGAAGGCACATTTGAGGAGTATCTCGACATCGTGCGCCACGATCCCAAAGTGGCCCGCTCGGCCTTCCAGCGTCTTTACGACATGATCGTTTCTTACGGCAGTGAGGAATACAGCCGCAACCGTGAGACTCTGATTCACTACCGCTTCTTCGACGACCCGGTTGAGAACGGCAAGGACGCCGTCTTTGGGCTGGACAAGCCGCTCATGGAGTTGGTGCGCATCTTCCAGTCGGCGGCCCGGCGCTACGGAACCGAGCGCCGTGTTTTGCTCCTGCATGGCCCGGTCGGCACGGCCAAGAGCACCATCGTCCGCCTGCTCAA
The DNA window shown above is from Chloroflexota bacterium and carries:
- a CDS encoding NAD+ synthase, with amino-acid sequence MNDISERLRINTDLARKILVSFIREEVTRTGLSRAVIGLSGGIDSALSCALAVEALGAGNVLAVRMPYKTSSPESLADADLLINKFNLHNNLVVEITSMVDPLFEHVPDADSKRRGNAMARARMIVLYDQSSAFNGLVIGTGNKTEILLGYTTIFGDAASALNPLGDLYKTQVRQLATAVGVPAPIIDKPPTADLWMGQTDEGELGFTYERVDQLLYLLVDQRYRRDEAIAAGFEPEFVDRVLTTIRRNQFKRMPPLIAKLSNRTVGYDFLYLRDWGS
- a CDS encoding DUF2277 domain-containing protein — encoded protein: MCRSIKKLRNPDEPPTDDEVRAAALQFVRKVSGYRAPSRANEEAFNHAVDVVAEATRRLLADLKTPGQEKPPTDFG
- a CDS encoding BMP family ABC transporter substrate-binding protein, whose amino-acid sequence is MSKFTSLPLKAAFLFLLIIAFSACAFGSIDGNGPNATPAGATSEPPPSEAAPTQSPTVEPPPTAPPVSTVTVGFVARAANAPAGSIPALSLNGMQLVASTNSALFQLDLIEIEALDSADPEAAIAMAVGHGDTIIVVAGADLAEVTRNAAQAHPEATFVGVDQPGDETLANYYTLGGPGSRLDQEGFVAGALAGYVTQERIVGLVVVANTLEGKLYTNGFTHGLRYACGDCKLWTIELENTTDLETGAGTAARLKEVKADVIFAAAGEAGNAGLEAAAAQGTWVIGLGQDEAATLTVGADKVLNSVLRRPDLLLPSVIMNLLAGTPPAKSIPFDLANGLSLASNFGPNVSPAVAGLMDELLPQLASGFLDTGVDPATGEVR
- a CDS encoding response regulator transcription factor, yielding MKRQRIMLVDDHEVVRLGLRALIDRHPDMEVVAEAASASEAVTKANAYKPDVVVLDIRLPGASGIDACREISADLPGTKIIMLTSYAEDEMLFAAIRAGAAGYVLKQAGGQDLIRAIETVGRGDSLLDPAITERVFAEVRRAARQFESEAFAKLTEQERRVLALVADGKTNREIAHSLHLGEGTVRNYVSSILSKLSVANRAEAAAYAIKHNLKDTLES
- a CDS encoding GAF domain-containing sensor histidine kinase, producing the protein MNAQLLALRDSVLAISTDLSLPEVLQRIVNAAALLADAQYAALGVPDETGRALAEFITVGLSPEERERISHWPRGLGLLGIILREGRSVRVRDIAADPRSVGFPPGHPVMGSFLGVPILYKGQCLGNLYLTNKKSADEFSEADQALIELLAAHAASAIQNARLYHSIMKHSRELEERNRELAALNAVAVATSHYLDLNRVMIEALDQVLSVSGAEAGEIFLRHELTDEMVMALHRGIFPEAFQSITTFRLGEGFPGQVALTGQPIVSNDLANDGRYLRKQVVSAGFKAYACIPLFARGKVVGSLDLAARAPGAFDESSLTLLTAIGHQIGVAVENARLYEQVAQLAVLEERQRIGMDLHDGVIQSIYAVGLQLEYIQGLIDDGEAANARERLGGAIDGLNNTIREIRSYILDMRPLNFQGDDLNDGLRRLAAEFKANTLVITDLELAPEANDELNSEARIALFQITQEALANVAKHAHANRVLLRLATNSERVLLEIQDNGQGLPPRGTPRRVGHGLSNMARRAQAIGAEFETNSLPSKGMAILVRVPKHRQP
- the icd gene encoding NADP-dependent isocitrate dehydrogenase — encoded protein: MTYQYIKVPETGDKISIAGGAQGISVPDRPIIPFIEGDGTGRDIWRASVRVLDAAVAKAYGGQRQIQWMEVYAGEKCFNLFSTWLLDETVDAFREYLVGIKGPLTTPIGGGIRSLNVALRKLLDLYACVRPVRWFTGVPSPVKRPQDVDMVIFRENTEDIYTGIDLENGSDDNNRFKQLLKEHFPKEYAKMRFPDTAGIGVKPVSQEGTERLVRAAIQYALANKRKSITLAHKGNIMKYTEGAFRNWGYALAEREFGDKVYTWERWERTKKDKGEEAANAEQKAALASGKLLIKDVIADIVFQQTITRATEFDMIATMNLNGDYLSDALAAQVGGIGIAPGGNINYDTGHAVFEATHGTAPKYADLDKVNPGSVILSGEMMLRYLGWTEAADLIVKGMDGAIGAKTVTYDFARLMDGAKEVKCSEFGDAVIAWMDGKKREMARKTGKKTAKKKAVVKKKTVARKKAAKKTRR
- a CDS encoding sigma-70 family RNA polymerase sigma factor, producing the protein MFPRSNQDWLWALNESPGEAQTEALDELHDFLLRAVLVYLSQNRHELAEWGRQAVRGLAEDLAQEALLEVRDNLHTFRGESKFTTWACRVVINRAASELRRRRYSDLSLDSLRENEPAVFQSLVADKERAEPEHLAERRNYLALLREIVETELGERQRLAVIAVHWQGRSMDEVAEALGLSRNALYKLLHDARKNIRDQLIARHLTPGDILAAFEE